The bacterium genome includes the window TTTCGGCTCTTGCCCGATAAACGGCGGAATGTATTATGATTCTTATAATACAATTACAAGTGTGGATAAATATATTCCCATAGACGGCTATATCGCGGGATGCATGCCCAGGCCGGAGGCCATTTTTATAGGAGTGACTCATTTATGGAAACTGATTGATATGGACAAAGCTGACGGGTACAAGAGATATAGACAAGATTATGAATTCTATCGTGCAAATCAGGAACAGCTTTTGGGTGACTTGGGCTGGCCTCCATTATTCAAAAAATGAGACAGCATAATCTTTGAGCTCATAAAAGGAAATTTTTAATATGGAAGAACTAAAAAAGAAACTTTTAACGAATTTTAATGACCTTAAACTTAAAATTCATGATGAAAACAGGATGTTCATTAATACAAAGAAAGAGGCGATAGTATCCCTTTTAAGTTTTTTAAAAAATATGGGATATGAACATCTGGCCCTTGTTTCCTGTAATGACTGGATAGATAAAGGAGAACTTGAACTGGTCTATATTCTTTCCGCTTATATGTCTGTTGATGAAAAACATCAGGAGAAAGAGAAAAGGAATATTATTATTAAAACAAGAATTTCCCGGGAAGCCGCAACATTCATTACAGTAACCAGTATTTT containing:
- a CDS encoding NADH-quinone oxidoreductase subunit C; protein product: MEELKKKLLTNFNDLKLKIHDENRMFINTKKEAIVSLLSFLKNMGYEHLALVSCNDWIDKGELELVYILSAYMSVDEKHQEKEKRNIIIKTRISREAATFITVTSIFKGAEPYERELHELFGIRFEGHTRLTPLLLERDYEIPPFRKDFDTQKYVDNTYGQIPSIEERKARHERT